A stretch of the Papaver somniferum cultivar HN1 chromosome 6, ASM357369v1, whole genome shotgun sequence genome encodes the following:
- the LOC113287264 gene encoding uncharacterized protein LOC113287264 isoform X1, with the protein MSISTNFLTLVMQMLFGINPIDGFSSPSIRFSVTGAERFSVCRCAKHVHSTCLCKSLMILMRLMFFHTDHLQKGTWYVLQFKMHPDLLCLLQAFRTKTCLDYQQLRYAVSAGTQDKAAAADYSNRGLVVREFERF; encoded by the exons ATGTCGATCTCCACAAATTTTTTAACGCTGGTAATGCAAATGCTGTTCGGAATCAATCCAATTGATGGTTTTTCATCTCCTTCGATTAG GTTCAGTGTGACAGGTGCCGAAAGATTTAGTGTTTGCCGATGTGCAAAGCACGTGCACTCTACTTGTTTATGTAAAAGTCTTATGATATTAATG AGGTTGATGTTTTTTCACACAGATCATCTGCAAAAAG GTACCTGGTACGTGTTGCAGTTCAAGATGCATCCAGATCTCCTATGTTTGTTGCAGGCATTCAGGACGAAAACATGCTTGGATTATCAGCAGTTGAG GTATGCGGTTAGTGCTGGAACGCAAGACAAGGCAGCAGCTGCCGATTATagtaacagggggttagtcgtaagagagtttgagagattttaa
- the LOC113287264 gene encoding uncharacterized protein LOC113287264 isoform X4, translated as MSISTNFLTLVMQMLFGINPIDGFSSPSIRFSVTGAERFSVCRCAKHVHSTCLCKSLMILMRLMFFHTDHLQKGTWYVLQFKMHPDLLCLLQAFRTKTCLDYQQLSPTGHYYH; from the exons ATGTCGATCTCCACAAATTTTTTAACGCTGGTAATGCAAATGCTGTTCGGAATCAATCCAATTGATGGTTTTTCATCTCCTTCGATTAG GTTCAGTGTGACAGGTGCCGAAAGATTTAGTGTTTGCCGATGTGCAAAGCACGTGCACTCTACTTGTTTATGTAAAAGTCTTATGATATTAATG AGGTTGATGTTTTTTCACACAGATCATCTGCAAAAAG GTACCTGGTACGTGTTGCAGTTCAAGATGCATCCAGATCTCCTATGTTTGTTGCAGGCATTCAGGACGAAAACATGCTTGGATTATCAGCAGTTGAG TCCTACTGGTCACTACTATCATTGA
- the LOC113287264 gene encoding uncharacterized protein LOC113287264 isoform X3, producing the protein MSISTNFLTLVMQMLFGINPIDGFSSPSIRFSVTGAERFSVCRCAKHVHSTCLCKSLMILMRLMFFHTDHLQKGTWYVLQFKMHPDLLCLLQAFRTKTCLDYQQLSSPTGHYYH; encoded by the exons ATGTCGATCTCCACAAATTTTTTAACGCTGGTAATGCAAATGCTGTTCGGAATCAATCCAATTGATGGTTTTTCATCTCCTTCGATTAG GTTCAGTGTGACAGGTGCCGAAAGATTTAGTGTTTGCCGATGTGCAAAGCACGTGCACTCTACTTGTTTATGTAAAAGTCTTATGATATTAATG AGGTTGATGTTTTTTCACACAGATCATCTGCAAAAAG GTACCTGGTACGTGTTGCAGTTCAAGATGCATCCAGATCTCCTATGTTTGTTGCAGGCATTCAGGACGAAAACATGCTTGGATTATCAGCAGTTGAG cAGTCCTACTGGTCACTACTATCATTGA
- the LOC113287264 gene encoding uncharacterized protein LOC113287264 isoform X5: MVFHLLRLEVDVFSHRSSAKRYLVRVAVQDASRSPMFVAGIQDENMLGLSAVEQSYWSLLSLNYESNRETFVSS, from the exons ATGGTTTTTCATCTCCTTCGATTAG AGGTTGATGTTTTTTCACACAGATCATCTGCAAAAAG GTACCTGGTACGTGTTGCAGTTCAAGATGCATCCAGATCTCCTATGTTTGTTGCAGGCATTCAGGACGAAAACATGCTTGGATTATCAGCAGTTGAG cAGTCCTACTGGTCACTACTATCATTGAACTATGAAAGCAACAGAGAGACATTCGTATCAAGTTAA
- the LOC113287264 gene encoding uncharacterized protein LOC113287264 isoform X2 encodes MMLPRINFIPIPTFLFRFSVTGAERFSVCRCAKHVHSTCLCKSLMILMRLMFFHTDHLQKGTWYVLQFKMHPDLLCLLQAFRTKTCLDYQQLRYAVSAGTQDKAAAADYSNRGLVVREFERF; translated from the exons ATGATGCTACCTCGCATAAACTTTATACCTATTCctacttttttatttag GTTCAGTGTGACAGGTGCCGAAAGATTTAGTGTTTGCCGATGTGCAAAGCACGTGCACTCTACTTGTTTATGTAAAAGTCTTATGATATTAATG AGGTTGATGTTTTTTCACACAGATCATCTGCAAAAAG GTACCTGGTACGTGTTGCAGTTCAAGATGCATCCAGATCTCCTATGTTTGTTGCAGGCATTCAGGACGAAAACATGCTTGGATTATCAGCAGTTGAG GTATGCGGTTAGTGCTGGAACGCAAGACAAGGCAGCAGCTGCCGATTATagtaacagggggttagtcgtaagagagtttgagagattttaa